The Peptoanaerobacter stomatis genome includes the window TTTCCGAAAGTTTTGAATACAATACAAACCCTGAATTTAGTGAAGGAGAGGAGATAATCATCCAATGATAGCATTAGAAGATATATTAAGATTAGCTGTAGAAAAAAAAGCTTCCGATATATTTATAAGTGTTGGTATAAAACCTACTCTCAAAGTAAGCGGACATCTTGAAACAGTTGGAGATGAAGTGCTTATACCGGATACCGCTGAAGAAATGGTATCATCTATGTTTAAGAAAAAAGAACATATGGATGACTTTTTAGCAAACGGAGAAAAAGATTTTTCTTTTTCATTAGCAGGAGCAGGAAGATTTCGTGTGTCGGCATATATACAAAGAGGCTCGTATGCCGCTGTTTTAAGAGTATTGGCTTTTGGAAATATAGATATAGATGCTTATGGAATACCTCAGCAGGCACTTGATTTAAGCAAAAAAACAAGAGGACTCATACTGGTAACAGGTCCTACCGGTTCAGGTAAGTCTACTACTTTATCAGCAATGATAACACTTATTAATCAAAGCCGTTCTTGTCATATACTTACTCTTGAAGATCCTATAGAATATCTTTTCCGACACGAAAAAAGTATAGTAGACCAAAGAGAGATAGGTATAGACACGAAAAGTTACAGTTCGGCTCTAAGATCTGCATTAAGACAAGCCCCTGATGTAATACTCATAGGAGAGATGAGAGACTTTGAAACCATGTCTATAGCTATGACAGCAGCTGAAACAGGTCACTTGGTATTATCCACTCTTCATACCACAAGTTCATCAAAAACGGTAGATAGAATAATAGACGTGTTCCCTCCGGAGCAACAACAGCAAGTAAGAGTACAGCTTTCAACCGTATTAAACGGAGTTGTATCACAACAGTTGTTGCCTTCAACAGACGGTGGCAGACATGCTGCATTTGAAGTTATGGTTGTAAATACAGCTATTAAAAATCTTATAAGAGAAGGAAAGATACCTCAAATAGATGCAATGATACAAACAGGAAAATCACAAGGTATGATAAATATGGACAGCTCCATAGCAGATTTATACAATTCAGGCAAGATTACGGAAGAAACAGCAAAAAAATATGCTGTCAATCCTGAAACAATATCAAAATATTTCAAATAATACTCAACCATATTTTAAATTAAAATAGACTCATATAGCTTTGACAGTACAAAATATTAATTGATATGATGGATTTGAATAATCTGTATTTTCCTATTTACAATATTCAAATCGTTAATAATAAAATGTTAAAGAAGGTATTGATATGAAAAAAATTACGATTTTATTTATATCATTAATGCTTTTTTCATTGGCAAACATTGCTTATGCAGCCGAAATACACACCGATAAAGTCTCCAAAGGAGCTGTCGGAGCGAGCCACAGTGCATCAGGCAAAAACCTGAAAGTGATAATAGAAAAGGACGGACAAAAATATTCTTACGCACTTAGAAATGACGGTAATCCGGATTATTATCCATTGCAATTAGGCTCAGGCTCATATAAAGTCAGTGTGCTTGAAAATGTATCAGGCAATAAGTATTCTGTACTTAAATCAGAAAGCATAAATGCCAATATAAGCAATAATAATGATGTATATCTCCATTCCATACAAATAATAAATTGGAAACCGTCAGATCCCGCCATATCAAAGGCAAGTTCTCTCAAAAATGTGGATGGAGTTTATGGTTATATTATAAAAAATATAAAATATGACTACGATAAAGCAAAAACAGTAAAACCCGGATACTTCCCTGTATTGAACGACACATTCAAAACAAATAAAGGCATATGTTATGACTACTCCTCATTGGAAGCCGGTATGCTAAGAAGCTTGGGTGTTCCAACAAAACTGGTAAAAGGTTATGCAAAAGGAGTAGACGGATATCACGCTTGGAATGAAATTTTGATAAACGGTGCATGGGTAGTGGTAGACAGTACATTTGACGCAGCTATGTGGGGCGGAAATGTAAAATACTCTATGAAAAAAAATACAGGCGATTACCAAAAAGTATATGAATATTAATATAAAAAGTGGTTATTATCAACAAATTAAAATGTTGAAAAATAACCATTTTTTTGATTTTAAAATTTGCCGAATAATACTAAACTTCTATAAAATAACGGTGCAAAAGAGAAAAATAAGATATAATGCCTTTCAAAAAAGATATGCTCAAAAGTATAGCTTTAAGGGATTTGTACATGGTATCTATTTGGTGAAATATTAGTATAAGCACAGATAATTTACCGTTTAATGAATAAATTTTGAATAAACGGTTATAAAATTAAGTACACAAATAATTTAGGAGGTATCATATGAACTTTAAAAAACTTATTGCAATAATTATAGCAGTGATAATACTTGCTGTAAATTTAGCGATAATCAAGCAAAACTTCAGAGATTTTACAGTAAATAAATTAAATCAATTTACAAAGACTAAGACGGATATTACGGAAAATATCATTTCAGGAACAAACTCATCGGCAAAAATAGCTGTACTTGGCATATATAATGTTATAGAGCTTGGAGATAAACACTCACAACTTATGAACAGCCTTGAAAACATAAGAAATGACGAAGATATAAAAGGTGTAATACTAAATGTTGAAACACCTGGAGGCGGAGTTTATGAATCCGCTCAAATATCGGATAAGATTAAACAGATAAAAAGCGAAAGAAACATACCTTTTTATACAGTTATGGGCTCACTTGCGGCAAGCGGAGGATACTATGTATCTGCAAGCACCGATAAAATATATGCAATGCCAGAAACTATGACAGGCTCTATAGGTGTCATAATGTCCTCTACGAATTTTTC containing:
- the sppA gene encoding signal peptide peptidase SppA, which codes for MNFKKLIAIIIAVIILAVNLAIIKQNFRDFTVNKLNQFTKTKTDITENIISGTNSSAKIAVLGIYNVIELGDKHSQLMNSLENIRNDEDIKGVILNVETPGGGVYESAQISDKIKQIKSERNIPFYTVMGSLAASGGYYVSASTDKIYAMPETMTGSIGVIMSSTNFSGLFEKYGVKTDVVKSGEFKDIGSSTKPMSDQDREIFQKLIDNSYERFVKVVSEGRNMPIETVKTIADGRVYDGQQALELGLVDKMGYYEDALNDMIDALALDDPKIIEYEYTENIDSLLSLLGVSYSNLMKSEMQKSIDAVKNLQTTNQNRPMYLYGGM
- a CDS encoding type IV pilus twitching motility protein PilT, which codes for MIALEDILRLAVEKKASDIFISVGIKPTLKVSGHLETVGDEVLIPDTAEEMVSSMFKKKEHMDDFLANGEKDFSFSLAGAGRFRVSAYIQRGSYAAVLRVLAFGNIDIDAYGIPQQALDLSKKTRGLILVTGPTGSGKSTTLSAMITLINQSRSCHILTLEDPIEYLFRHEKSIVDQREIGIDTKSYSSALRSALRQAPDVILIGEMRDFETMSIAMTAAETGHLVLSTLHTTSSSKTVDRIIDVFPPEQQQQVRVQLSTVLNGVVSQQLLPSTDGGRHAAFEVMVVNTAIKNLIREGKIPQIDAMIQTGKSQGMINMDSSIADLYNSGKITEETAKKYAVNPETISKYFK
- a CDS encoding transglutaminase-like domain-containing protein, whose translation is MKKITILFISLMLFSLANIAYAAEIHTDKVSKGAVGASHSASGKNLKVIIEKDGQKYSYALRNDGNPDYYPLQLGSGSYKVSVLENVSGNKYSVLKSESINANISNNNDVYLHSIQIINWKPSDPAISKASSLKNVDGVYGYIIKNIKYDYDKAKTVKPGYFPVLNDTFKTNKGICYDYSSLEAGMLRSLGVPTKLVKGYAKGVDGYHAWNEILINGAWVVVDSTFDAAMWGGNVKYSMKKNTGDYQKVYEY